aaataaaaccataaagtTGTCCACGGTTTAAACTGCCTCAAAGCCTCGCCAAAGTAAAACAACAGAAAGTACATTTGACCCACCAATTAaagcatgagagagagaggagggaggagcctTCACGGTAGAATAAACCTGATTATCAACACTGGACAGTTAAGAATTTCATTTAAATGCATTGCAATGAATATTTTAAcaacaatacatgtttttgtgcattttaattaaaaacaaaattcttCTCATTTCTGTAAAGGTCAAATATCCCTCACTGTGAAATGTAATCTcattttgagcttggatttTGGGTCCTGTGTTACAACAGCGTCAAAtataaggaaaaataaaaataagaacttAAAATTATATCCACAAATATGAAGGTGTAGTGATAGAGGATGACACAGCAGGGCACTCTGCAGTTTAAGGCAAATGGTGAAAATTCCATGGAAAcgaaaagaaaaaatgaaaagcgCGCTGACGTTGAAGAAatccgtctctcctccctctctcgtctACTCCCctgtccttttctctctcccctcatctttctttcctctttcctctcagtAACAGACCCCTCTCACTAAATAACCAGAATAGTCCCATGCTTTCCcctcttcttttctccctctAACCCCCCCCTCACCCATTTCACCCTGTCTTGACTCCTTGTAtcgctctcctcctcatcaAAGGAGGAGAGCGATACCCCCCACACCAGCGCTCTCCTCCCTGCTCTCTATCATGAGTCCTCGTTCCCAGAGTCGTCCTGGTCCTCGTagactcttcctcctccctgtgCTCCTCCCACActttctccttcactctcctcttcctcgctctcCTCCATATCGTCATACAGGTCGTCGTAGAGCAGGTCTGAGCTGGAGTCCTGGGAGGGCATCCGGGTTTGGATACAGTACTCTGCCAGAGTCCGGGGCACCTTGACCCCGTCGCGGTCTGCGTCTGCGGCTGTGGACAGGACCTGCTTCCTGCGGAGGACAAGAGAATACTGCGTTTATACAGGgttaacactgtataaagacgagAGAATACTGCGTTTATACGGGGTTAACACTGTATAATGACAAGAGAATACTGCGTTTATACAGGgtaaacactgtataaagacgagAGAATACTGCGTTTATACGGGgttaacactgtataaagacgagAGAATACTGCGTTTATACAGGGTTAACACTGTATAATGACAAGAGAATACTGCGTTTATACGGGgttaacactgtataaagacgagAGAATACTGCGTTTATACGGGgttaacactgtataaagacgagAGAATACTGCGTTTATACGGGgtaaacactgtataaagacgagAGAATACTGCGTTTATACAGggtaaacactgtataaaagacGAGAGAATACTGCGTTTATACAGGgttaacactgtataaagacgagAATACTGCGTTTATACAGGgttaacactgtataaagacgagAGAATACTGCGTTTATACAGGGttaacactgtataaaagaCGAGAGAATACTGCGTTTATACAGGgttaacactgtataaagacgagAATACTGCGTTTATACAGGGttaacactgtataaaagaCGAGAGAATACTGCGTTTATACAGGgttaacactgtataaagacgagAATACTGCGTTTATACAGGgtaaacactgtataaagacgagAATACTGCGTTTATACAGGgttaacactgtataaagacgagACAATACTGCGTTTATACAGGgttaacactgtataaagacgagACAATACTGCGTTTATACGGGgttaacactgtataaagacgagAGAATACTGCGTTTATACAGGgtaaacactgtataaagacgagAGAATACTGCGTTTATACAGGgtaaacactgtataaagacgagAATACTGCGTTTATACAGAgtaaacactgtataaagacgagAGAATACTGCGTTTATACAGGGttaacactgtataaaagaCAAGAGAATAGTGCGTTTATACAGGgttaacactgtataaagacgagAGAATAGTGCGTTTATACAGGgttaacactgtataaagacgagAGAATAGTGCGTTTATACAGGgttaacactgtataaagacgagAGAATACTGCGTTTATACAGGgtaaacactgtataaagacgagAGAATACTGCGTTTATACAGGgtaaacactgtataaagacgagAGAATACTGCGTTTATACAGGgtaaacactgtataaagacgagAGAATACTGCGTTTATACAGGgtaaacactgtataaagacgagAGAATACTGCGTTTATACAGGgtaaacactgtataaagacgagAATACTGCGTTTATACAGGgtaaacactgtataaagacgagAGAATACTGCGTTTATACAGGgtaaacactgtataaagacgagAATACTGCGTTTATACAGGgtaaacactgtataaagacgagAGAATACTGCGTTTATACAGGgtaaacactgtataaagacgagAGAATACTGCGTTTATACAGGgttaacactgtataaagacgagAGAATACTGCGTTTATACGGGgttaacactgtataaagacgagAGAATACTGCGTTTATACAGGgtaaacactgtataaagacgagAGAATACTGCGTTTATACAGGgtaaacactgtataaagacgagAATACTGCGTTTATACAGGgtaaacactgtataaagacgagAATACTGCGTTTATACAGGGttaacactgtataaaagaCAAGAGAATACTGCGTTTATACAGGgttaacactgtataaagacgagAGAATAGTGCGTTTATACAGGgttaacactgtataaagacgagAGAATAGTGCGTTTATACAGGgttaacactgtataaagacgagAGAATAGTGCGTTTATACAGGgttaacactgtataaagacgagAGAATACTGCGTTTATACAGGgtaaacactgtataaagacgagAGAATACTGCGTTTATACAGGgtaaacactgtataaagacgagAGAATACTGCGTTTATACAGGgtaaacactgtataaagacgagAGAATACTGCGTTTATACAGGgttaacactgtataaagacgagAGAATACTGCGTTTATACAGGGttaacactgtataaaagaCGAGAGAATACTGCGTTTATACAGGgttaacactgtataaagacgagAGAATACTGCGTTTATACAGGgttaacactgtataaagacgagAGAATAGTGCGTTTATACAGGgttaacactgtataaagacgagAGAATAGTGCGTTTATACAGGgttaacactgtataaagacgagAGAATAGTGCGTTTATACAGGgttaacactgtataaagacgagCAAATACTGCGTTTATACAGGGTTAACACTGTATAACGACAAGAGAATACTGCGTTTATACAGGGttaacactgtataaaagaCAAGAGAATACTGCGTTTATACAGGGttaacactgtataaaagaCAAGAGAATACTGCGTTTATACAGGGTTAACACTGTATAACAAGAGAATACTTTATACAGGATTAAACGTCCCACATGAGCAATGACCTGGTGCGTTTGTAATACTTGTATGATGATCTCTGCATATTCCTTCTCCCCCCCaatgtctctcaaatgcagcACTGGTGTCAGTATTTTAGTACTTGTGTGTCACTACTGTAGTATTgcagtactgtagtacttttacctAATAATTTCTGCGTACTCCTTCTCCTTGCCTTTACTGTCTCTCCACTTCCTGAACATCACTGAGGCATCGACGTTGGCAGGAGAGAAAGTGTTGGGTTCATTCAGGAGAGAGATCACACTGAGCAGGATGGTTCTAGGGACAAACACATTTGTAAACAGTAAATATCAATTATATAATACACATGTATGTTTCTAAGAGTAAAGACTCATATTTTACACTGTAAAACTCAAACAATAGACCCATGTGCAGAATAGACATGTGACTCATGCAGCTTGTATCACATACTAATACTACCTGCAAgtaaaacatgaacgcccttcgagacaactgttgttgtggtattaacacataacatatttagatcaccatgttaccttattgttttcaaaatgctatactctcccaaaacaacgtattaacatgttttataagattcacttttgtttttgacgctctgagtcccgCCTCCCTTTACTCtatgcactaagtcactcccccttcagagcactatcacaacagaATCAGCCTGAGCTACCAgtgaaattactgcacatcacatcaagtttgtcaagctgtaaagtattgttttgtatatttatgaagatgGGTGACTTTAGGGATGACAAGATCCAGGTTTTTTGATCCTTGTTTTATATTTGCAATTGCCAATATCGATCCGATGCTGATCTCATCCCAAGACTGATcttctatttttttaaatgattttatttacacaatttagGCTGTGCCTTTATAGCTAATTACGTAGGCTTATTCCATGGTGAATTTTAGCCCCAGATGAATACAATTATTACCAGATATAAAAAGGCCTACttaaaacaatattgtaaaataatgaaattcaTAACATAGTGACACAGACATTACATGATGCTTTAGCCTTTGTGTTTTTCaccatattatttatgtttgaggcCTGTAAAAGACAGAAGCCTGAAGCACACGGTTACTTAACTTATGTAAGCATGACTCCATGGCTCCATGATGACATCGTAGACGTAAAACAAATACTACTTCTATCATGTTGTAGCTGTTTCAGGGCCTCCTCAGTCTGTGTTTGGGCTCCTCTTTTGCATTAACTACTGCATTAGCAACAACAGTGGTGTACGGAGGACTCTATTCTGTTTCGACTCATTTATTCACCAAATCCGATCCAAGCTGATATTTTACAATGCCTAGATCACCAGTAGATACCAATACCAGTATCGGTTCGGGACATCCAaaggtgatgtaggcttgtgggcggagccttgtacaggcttgtactgctaacccTAAGGACGGTTTGAATAAGGCCCAGTAGAGATCACTaaaaaactcaaacatgcatggatgacatccaaaacgtcttcaggcatgtttttgatgagggaacaacgttataacatgggagaaagctccTAATACTCCAGTTTGCACAATATCCCCTCGTTCAATTAGATATGAAGATGCAGCTTCTTTGAGGAAGAAACGACCTTAGAGTAAAGGAGGGCGCAGCTATAGCGGAACTGTATAAActcaaaaacagcagcagtgagagtgagaggaaCTGAAACCAGCACAGACGAGTTCAGACCATGCTCAGGAGAACAGCTTTGGGTCAGAATACTTTACATTTCTCAGAAAAGACTCAAAATACCACTGGGCCATATGACAAAAAAacgtttaaatcagacctattcagTAAGCTGTACTTTACAGAGTTTTTACTCATGTTATAGTCCtctttgaagttgtatttggagttattcatgcatgtttgaactatctttaatcgcttattttcaagatgccatttttgTGTGTGCGTAGTAGTGAGGTGAGTAGTAGTGGAGAAGGGAGTATGGGAGATGGAATCACCTCACAGTGGGGTGAGCAGAAGGTGGAGTACCTGACATTCTGTGTGGGGTTCCAACGCTCTGATGGTAGCTCTCCGCTCTGAGGGTCGTCTACAGGAGGGTGAAGGATGGAGATACACACATCTCCattctgagagagagagaggacagggggagcgagggagagggagggggagggagagagggagtgagagagaaagaaagagagagacagagagagagagaggacagggggagagagggagagagagagagagagagagagaggacagggggagagagggagggagagcgagagtaAGCGACAAGAGGGAAAACGAGGATGagaagtgagggaggagagaaagagaggtatgGGGGAAGAGTGcatgacattaaaacaaaatgtattactgCAGACATGTCTTACAGTATGTGACGATATAgaatataaacatgttatacTAATAGGGGATATCTCACATGGGGAGGGAGTACATAGTAGTAGACTGAGGGATTccgcagatataaggccacatgagaatataaaagaaagtactaccatttcatgttggaaatcacattctattgtctaaagaaagagtgttttttattattattgtggtatcagaatcggtaaaGAGTGTGTGGTCTAAtccttagtactgaaatcgagtttgaaattttagtatcatgagtAATATTACATGATATACTGATAAGGGGAGTACCTCACATTGGTTAAACTATGACAGGAGAAAGAGTACCTCATAGATGTTGGGGTGCCACATCTTGGTGAGGAACCTGAACGTGGGAGGAGAGTAAGGGTAATCCACAGGGAACTTTATATGAGCCTGAAACAGGGACATTTAAATTAGCACCTTACATACAtgtgtatacacacacaaacacaacacacacacagacacacacaaagacacacactgtGTGAGTCTCATATGTGAGAATACTCAGGCTTccgtataaaaatatatttacgaTACGGTACAATGATAcgtgcttatatatatatatatatgatatatctgattagaaagaaaaaagaaacatgaacaaaaatagaacatttttgtttcagtgctatatttggaaaaaattgtctgcgtctaattataaagtgttttactgtctgataacCAGGAAGGGCACCTTAACATACTAGTTACGAAAAGtggttataaactcatcataatTAGGGTGTCTAgagtgcataaggtaaatgaggaatagctttggaccactgcaaactatttaaaatgaactagttcagtttCTCACTTTTttaaagatggtaaaaatcagagaCTTTAAATGAGAATTGATTTACTCCCATATTtgtaaatacagtggtccctcgtttatcggaggtaacgttctaaaaataacccgcaataggcgaaatccgcatcagttttattttttactattattataattgttttaaagctgtaaaacccctcaccacacactttatacacttttatcacacaggcattaacattttctcacatttctctcttgtttaattaattaatgactCGCGCATATTTCAGAGTTCCTTtgaccgtgcctcttcatcCTGGCGCTGCTCCGCTGTAGAGTGTtaatcgaacatttatgtaaatttgtctgaacacattctgtactgtacaagagacacgccacggaggagactgaccgacaatggtctacagtcccttagccaatcaggatgtagaacacaatgcacgttcatacactgtaaaaaatgcatgcaaaattatactgaaaaaaatctgcaaaacaatgaggttgtgaaaggtgaaccgccatatagcgagggaccactgtataacaGACTTTTCACATGTAAATTAAGGTGACAATCATTATTTTGTAATTACTGCTTCCTGCTTATACCTCTCTCCACACTTTTTCTCCATCCCAGAGCttctctgtcctccctgtctTTTGGCCTCTATCCTCagccccccctctcccctcctctttcccctcctctctccagctctccccccctctttcctttcctctctccctctcccctcctctttctctacccctctcttctctctcttcccatctcctccactcccccacccccacccccaccctctctcttctcctccctgctctctctcactcctctcttctccctctctcagttaTATCTGTCCATCTAAAAATACTCCAGTGCAGCACACTTCACTTGAGGCCAGAATCCAACTCTTGTATTCAgtttcaaagttgtttttgtcattCATTTGTGAGTGAGTTACTTTGttgtaacataaaaatacagtggacaagatctgagccaggatccCAGTCAGGAGTACCTggctggaccatagactgtataataaaAGTGGACTgaaggagtgtgacgtcactcatagcatttggctccaaatgaagcc
The sequence above is drawn from the Periophthalmus magnuspinnatus isolate fPerMag1 chromosome 5, fPerMag1.2.pri, whole genome shotgun sequence genome and encodes:
- the ube2r2 gene encoding ubiquitin-conjugating enzyme E2 R2, whose product is MAQQVTPSSQKALMVELKSLQEQPVEGFRITLVEESDLYNWEVAIFGPPNTLYEGGYFKAHIKFPVDYPYSPPTFRFLTKMWHPNIYENGDVCISILHPPVDDPQSGELPSERWNPTQNVRTILLSVISLLNEPNTFSPANVDASVMFRKWRDSKGKEKEYAEIIRKQVLSTAADADRDGVKVPRTLAEYCIQTRMPSQDSSSDLLYDDLYDDMEESEEEESEGESVGGAQGGGRVYEDQDDSGNEDS